In one window of Oryza sativa Japonica Group chromosome 9, ASM3414082v1 DNA:
- the LOC4346798 gene encoding E3 ubiquitin-protein ligase SIRP1-like, translated as MSGRRPDGSYGPEYGPQPPEHEYGLYHHWPSRGRAPWPLYHGRDYPWRSLEQRVRREPFVFSSRIRHINGGGNPRPRQEDPGLTDAEFKKAMEQLNKQAYRSLDPHKMVESNRGGRNHAKSARSKPAPNNTEEEKACTICLETFLAGEQVVATPCNHIFHQECITPWVKGHGNCPVCRFALCERNTVSDNSQSGVGEVEVDLDLLEMMRAMEEIFSRVTFSNFMPYN; from the exons ATgagcggccgccggccggaCGGGAGCTATGGGCCGGAGTACGGCCCCCAGCCTCCTGAGCATGAGTATGGCTTGTACCATCACTGGCCATCCAGAGGGAGGGCACCTTGGCCTCTCTACCATGGCAGG GATTATCCTTGGAGATCACTGGAGCAAAGGGTGAGAAGAGAACCTTTTGTGTTTTCCTCCAG AATCCGCCATATCAACGGTGGCGGTAACCCGAGGCCGAGACAAGAGGACCCCGGACTCACCGATGCCGAGTTCAAGAAGGCGATGGAGCAGCTCAACAAGCAGGCATATAGGTCCTTAGACCCTCATAAGATGGTTGAATCAAACAGAGGAGGCAGAAACCATGCAAAGAGTGCAAGATCCAAGCCAGCTCCAAACAACACGGAAGAGGAGAAAGCATGTACCATATGTTTGGAGACATTCCTGGCTGGGGAGCAGGTGGTGGCCACACCCTGCAACCACATATTTCACCAAGAGTGTATCACCCCCTGGGTGAAGGGGCATGGCAACTGCCCGGTGTGCCGGTTCGCGCTATGCGAGAGGAACACCGTCTCCGACAACAGCCAGAGTGGCGTTGGAGAGGTTGAGGTAGATCTGGACCTGCTGGAGATGATGAGGGCCATGGAGGAGATCTTCAGCCGGGTCACATTCTCAAACTTCATGCCATACAACTAG